Proteins encoded in a region of the Diospyros lotus cultivar Yz01 chromosome 9, ASM1463336v1, whole genome shotgun sequence genome:
- the LOC127809469 gene encoding probable NAD(P)H dehydrogenase subunit CRR3, chloroplastic — MMHCLTTFSFSNKPQILCSFSNNTNPKPPTSGANTAIPTTEATNHLHPKQKLQRQNQPSVAEIERAIGAGVFRDRDTSNRNSEQRKTLFDSILSNSIRKSEGSVERRLRETGEWIIDRTEKESNSAGKSILMAVFQWILPIWILSFLVASGIIKLPFSIPLLDDLIM; from the exons ATGATGCATTGTCTAACGACATTTTCGTTCTCAAACAAGCCTCAgattctttgttctttttcgaATAACACTAATCCGAAGCCTCCAACCAGTGGGGCGAACACTGCCATTCCTACAACAGAAGCAACAAATCATCTCCATCCAAAGCAGAAACTTCAAAGGCAAAATCAACCTTCTGTGGCTGAAATCGAAAGAGCCATAGGCGCCGGCGTTTTCCGGGACAGAGACACCAGCAACAG gAACTCAGAGCAGAGGAAGACTCTGTTTGATTCAATTTTGTCGAATTCCATCCGGAAGTCGGAAGGGTCGGTGGAGAGGAGGCTCCGGGAGACCGGAGAGTGGATCATTGATCGAACTGAGAAGGAATCTAATTCTGCTg GGAAAAGTATCCTGATGGCTGTATTCCAATGGATTCTACCAATATGGATATTGTCATTTCTTGTAGCTTCCGGCATAATAAAGCTGCCATTCAGTATCCCTCTTCTTGATGATCTTATCATGTGA